A stretch of the Triplophysa dalaica isolate WHDGS20190420 chromosome 19, ASM1584641v1, whole genome shotgun sequence genome encodes the following:
- the LOC130408178 gene encoding E3 ubiquitin-protein ligase TRIM39-like encodes MTSKRFSEEDLSCPVCCEIFKDPVLLSCSHSVCKDCIHRFWESKGAQECPVCRRRSSKNNPPVNLVLKNLCLSFLQERSKRSSSVCHLHNEKLKLFCLDDQQPVCVVCRDSRTHNKHKFCPVDEAVDENKEKLRIALKPLQEKLRIFTRFKQNCDKTADHIKIQSRRTETQIHEEFEELHQLLHDEESARIRALREEDEQKSQMMKEKIEKINRDISSLSHTIRGVEEQMTAEDVSFLQNLKSTLKRVQCGASDPENISGMMINVAKHLSNLKFTVIHKMKDNVQYTPVTLDPNTSHCNLLVSDDLISVRFSEDAADLIPDDPERFDVYNCVLGSESFSSGIHCWDVQVGDNTRWRLGVMTESAQRKNDIFWWTGVWCVCYYSVKEKVERIRVELDCDGGKLSFSDPLTNTHIHTFTHKFTEGLYPLFYNYCNISPLMILSVKSHQ; translated from the exons ATGACGTCTAAAAGATTTTCTGAGGAGGATTTATCTTGTCCTGTGTGCTGTGAGATTTTTAAAGATCCTGTTTTGTTGTCCTGTAGTCACAGTGTCTGTAAAGACTGTATTCACAGATTCTGGGAAAGTAAAGGAGCTCAAGAATGTCCAGTTTGTAGAAGAAGATCTTCAAAAAATAATCCTCCAGTGAATCTGGTTTTGAAGAATCTGTGTTTGAGTTTCTTACAGGAGAGAAGTAAGAGATCTTCATCAGTCTGTCATCTTCACAATGAGAAACTCAAACTcttctgtctggatgatcaacAGCCCGTGTGTGTCGTGTGTCGAGACTCcagaacacacaacaaacacaaattctGTCCTGTTGATGAAGCTGTCGACGAGAATAAG gAGAAACTCAGAATTGCATTAAAACCCTTACAGGAGAAACTGAGAATATTTACGAGGTTTAAACAGAATTGTGATAAAACAGCAGATCATATAAAG ATTCAGAGTCGCCGCACAGAGACGCAGATTCATGAAGAGTTTGAGGAACTTCACCAGCTTCTACATGATGAAGAATCAGCCAGAATAAGAGCACTGAGAGAGGAAGACGAGCAGAAGAGTCAGATGATGAAGGAGAAGATTGAGAAGATCAACAGAGACATTTcatctctttcacacacaatcAGAGGTGTAGAGGAGCAGATGACAGCTGAAGATGTTTCATTCCTACAG AACTTGAAGAGCACACTGAAgag AGTTCAGTGTGGAGCGTCAGATCCAGAGAACATCTCAGGAATGATGATCAATGTAGCAAAACATCTCAGCAACCTGAAGTTTACTGTCATACACAAGATGAAGGACAATGTTCAATACA ctcCAGTGACTTTAGATCCAAACACATCTCACTGTAATCTCCTCGTGTCTGATGATCTGATCAGTGTGAGATTCTCTGAAGATGCAGCAGATCTGATTCCTGATGATCCAGAGAGATTTGATGTGTATAATTGTGTTTTGGGTTCAGAGAGTTTTAGTTCAGGGATTCACTGCTGGGATGTTCAGGTTGGAGATAACACACGCTGGCGTCTGGGTGTGATGACAGAATCTGCTCAGAGAAAGAATGACATATTCTGGTGGACTggagtctggtgtgtgtgttattacTCTG TGAAAGAGAAAGTTGAGAGAATCAGAGTTGAGCTGGATTGTGACGGAGGAAAACTGTCATTCTCTGATCCtctcactaacacacacatacacactttcacacacaagTTTACTGAAGGACTTTATCCATTGTTTTATAATTACTGTAACATTTCTCCTCTGATGATCTTATCAGTAAAATCACATCAgtaa
- the LOC130407828 gene encoding E3 ubiquitin-protein ligase TRIM39-like, which translates to MASKSFSEEDLSCPVCCEIFKDPVLLSCSHSVCKDCIHRFWRSKGAQECPVCRIRSSKNKPPVNLVLKNLCESFLQERSKRSSSVCHLHNEKLKLFCLDDQQPVCVVCRDSRTHNNHKFCPVDEAVDEKKENLRSALKPLQEKLRIFEEFKQNWDKTAEHIKIQSRRTETQIHEEFEELHQLLHDEESARIRALREEEEQKSQMMKEKIEKINRDISSLSHTIRGVEEQMTAEDVSFLQNLKSTLERVQCGASDPENISGMMINVAKHLSNLKFTVIHKMKTMFNTVTPVTLDPNTSHCILLVSDDLISVRFSEDAADLIPDNPERFDVSQCVLGSESFSSGIHCWDVHVGDNTHWFLGVMTESAQRKKNVFIRTGVWCVYYYSGGYGTLITAQKTGLSLSVKEKVERIRVELDCDGGKLSFSDPLTNTHIHTFTHKFTEGLYPLFSVNCNISPLMILTVNSNTAEVNKRLN; encoded by the exons ATGGCGTCTAAAAGTTTTTCTGAGGAGGATTTATCTTGTCCTGTGTGCTGTGAGATTTTTAAAGATCCTGTTTTGTTGTCCTGTAGTCACAGTGTCTGTAAAGACTGTATTCACAGATTCTGGAGAAGTAAAGGAGCTCAAGAATGTCCAGTTTGTAGAATAAGATCTTCAAAAAATAAACCTCCAGTGAATCTGGTTTTGAAGAATCTGTGTGAGAGTTTCTTACAGGAGAGAAGTAAGAGATCTTCATCAGTCTGTCATCTTCACAATGAGAAACTCAAACTcttctgtctggatgatcaacAGCCCGTGTGTGTCGTGTGTCGAGACTCCAGAACACACAACAACCACAAATTCTGTCCTGTTGATGAAGCTGTCGACGAGAAGAAG gAGAACCTCAgaagtgcattaaaacccttacAGGAGAAACTGAGAATATTTGAGGAGTTTAAACAGAATTGGGATAAAACAGCAGAACATATAAAG ATTCAGAGTCGCCGCACAGAGACGCAGATTCATGAAGAGTTTGAGGAACTTCACCAGCTTCTACATGATGAAGAATCAGCCAGAATAAGAGCActgagagaggaagaggagcaGAAGAGTCAGATGATGAAGGAGAAGATTGAGAAGATCAACAGAGACATTTcatctctttcacacacaatcAGAGGTGTAGAGGAGCAGATGACAGCTGAAGATGTTTCATTCCTACAG AACTTGAAGAGCACACTGGAgag AGTTCAGTGTGGAGCGTCAGATCCAGAGAACATCTCAGGAATGATGATCAATGTAGCAAAACATCTCAGCAACCTGAAGTTTACTGTCATACACAAGATGAAGACAATGTTCAATACAGTGA ctccAGTGACTTTAGATCCAAACACATCTCACTGTATACTCCTCGTGTCTGATGATCTGATCAGTGTGAGATTCAGTGAAGATGCAGCAGATCTGATTCCTGATAATCCAGAGAGATTTGATGTGTCTCAGTGTGTTTTGGGTTCAGAGAGTTTTAGTTCAGGGATTCACTGCTGGGATGTTCATGTTGGAGATAACACACACTGGTTTCTGGGTGTGATGACAGAATCTGCTCAGAGGAAGAAGAATGTTTTCATCAGGACTGGAGTCTGGTGTGTGTATTATTACTCTGGCGGATATGGAACACTTATTACAGCACAGAAAACCGGTCTCTCTCTGTCAGTGAAAGAGAAAGTTGAGAGAATCAGAGTTGAGCTGGATTGTGACGGAGGAAAACTGTCATTCTCTGATCCtctcactaacacacacatacacactttcacacacaagTTTACTGAAGGACTTTATCCATTGTTTAGTGTTAACTGTAACATTTCTCCTCTGATGATCTTAACAGTAAATTCAAACACAGCAGAAgttaataaaagattaaattGA
- the LOC130407827 gene encoding uncharacterized protein LOC130407827 isoform X2 has translation MAKEGKFKISLPWLNIKKQVPDSHGHPITGSAEHYVLNDKFHEDNSKDQRDARRKIGLVAQLAGKVNSQVVEQFFSKLKKNNYFLNMTLPSTHIFLMRSIIHHHDSQKNLKRLEAFKRVFGTEVVLNINHQAVIATLDMSETSTQPHVSEDQLTNISGSEATVDVPPLPESVPPLTGIASAEGIMQDFMILEDADENSTQPWKKPHNPLQDKLLRYILDTRRLADEVIVKEGATCLTRADFWTLGLRRDMESDIGNACMKIIYEDARAHGKDIYIADLYLVPTWKTDKDPLAYLPSDADMKDALVFPAWTQAAGPDHYVLCVLKPLLREILLLDSLYSNHESGFGDDQYRDIFRSIAHRLDPGQWTEVTGLDIGAFPQQSNIHDCGIFMLMYALYTVLNTRFSFTQLDMPVIREWWCLRLIERFETEGYGKRFAHWNEDARCLTEGTLQPLYRDFPGLTYDLPQHVVERNRKSCNQPLVDFIVATRGTDNHIQSIINGQKKSKWLEMFSNPSAKTMLVPVYLEDQDQIDDVYIHLTSVLDRRPTHTHSDTVKFVMDVLFPESIIYALAALENVTMLEAENKFLRGPVIDISEREQFDRRIGHFLKKSGNPWES, from the exons ATGGCAAAGGAGGGAAAGTTCAAGATCTCCCTACCATggcttaatataaaaaaacaagtccCCGACAGCCACGGCCATCCAATTACAGGCTCTGCAGAGCACTATGTCCTCAATGACAAATTTCATGAAGACAATTCGAAAGATCAACGAGATGCTCGCCGCAAGATTGGTCTTGTAGCCCAACTTGCTGGTAAAGTAAACAGCCAGGTTGTGGAGCAGTTTTTTAgcaaattaaagaaaaacaactacTTTCTGAATATGACCCTTCCATCAACACACATCTTCCTCATGAGAAGTATCATCCACCACCACGACAGTCAGAAGAATTTGAAAAGACTAGAGGCCTTCAAGAGAGTCTTTGGGACAGAAGTTGTGCTGAACATCAATCACCAGGCTGTTATTG CTACTTTAGATATGTCAGAGACCTCCACTCAGCCTCATGTTTCAGAAGACCAATTGACCA ATATTTCTGGCTCAGAGGCAACAGTAGATGTGCCACCTTTACCAGAGTCTGTTCCCCCTTTAACAGGAATAG CCTCTGCAGAAGGGATCATGCAAGATTTTATGATTTTAGAGGATGCAGATGAAAATTCAACCCAACCTTGGAAGAAGCCTCATAATCCTCTACAAGACAAATTG CTCAGATACATACTTGACACGAGGCGGCTGGCTGATGAGGTCATTGTGAAGGAGGGAGCGACATGCCTCACAAGAGCAGATTTTTGGACTTTAGGTTTGAGACGGGACATGGAGTCAGAT ATTGGAAATGCCTGCATGAAAATCATCTATGAAGATGCTCGAGCACAT GGCAAAGACATATACATTGCCGACCTGTATCTTGTTCCAACATGGAAAACTGATAAAGATCCCCTAGCGTACTTACCT agTGATGCTGACATGAAGGATGCCCTTGTGTTTCCTGCATGGACACAAGCTGCCGGACCAGACCattatgttttatgt GTCCTGAAGCCACTGTTAAGAGAGATCCTCCTACTAGACTCCCTGTATAGCAATCATGAGTCTGGTTTTGGAGATGACCAGTACAGAGACATCTTTAG GAGTATTGCACATCGTCTCGATCCTGGACAGTGGACAGAAGTCACAGGATTGGATATTGGG GCCTTTCCTCAACAGAGCAACATCCATGATTGTGGGATTTTTATGCTCATG TATGCCCTCTACACTGTGCTGAACACTCGATTTAGTTTCACTCAG CTTGACATGCCTGTAATCAGAGAGTGGTGGTGTCTACGTCTCATTGAGCGGTTTGAGACAGAGGG GTATGGGAAAAGGTTTGCCCACTGGAACGAGGATGCAAGGTGCCTGACTGAAGGGACATTACAACCTCTTTACCGGGATTTTCCAGGTCTAACTTATGACCTGCCACAACATGTTGTTGAAAGGAACCGTAAGTCATGCAACCAACCGTTGGTGGACTTCATTGTAGCAACAAGAGGAACAGATAACCACATTCAG TCCATCATAAATGGCCAAAAGAAGTCAAAGTGGCTTGAAATGTTTTCCAATCCTTCTGCCAAGACCATGCTTGTACCTGTATACCTTGAAGATCAGGACCAAATAGATGACGTCTACATTCACCTCACTTCAGTTCTAGACAGGAgacccacacacactcacagtgaCACAGTCAAGTTTGTTATGGATGTCCTTTTTCCAGAG TCCATCATCTATGCTCTTGCTGCTTTGGAAAATGTCACCATGCTGGAGGCTGAGAACAAATTTTTACGAGGGCCTGTCATTGACATAAG TGAGCGGGAGCAGTTTGACAGGAGGAttggacattttttaaagaagagTGGCAACCCATGGGAATCGTAA
- the LOC130407827 gene encoding uncharacterized protein LOC130407827 isoform X1: MAKEGKFKISLPWLNIKKQVPDSHGHPITGSAEHYVLNDKFHEDNSKDQRDARRKIGLVAQLAGKVNSQVVEQFFSKLKKNNYFLNMTLPSTHIFLMRSIIHHHDSQKNLKRLEAFKRVFGTEVVLNINHQAVIATLDMSETSTQPHVSEDQLTNISGSEATVDVPPLPESVPPLTGIVASAEGIMQDFMILEDADENSTQPWKKPHNPLQDKLLRYILDTRRLADEVIVKEGATCLTRADFWTLGLRRDMESDIGNACMKIIYEDARAHGKDIYIADLYLVPTWKTDKDPLAYLPSDADMKDALVFPAWTQAAGPDHYVLCVLKPLLREILLLDSLYSNHESGFGDDQYRDIFRSIAHRLDPGQWTEVTGLDIGAFPQQSNIHDCGIFMLMYALYTVLNTRFSFTQLDMPVIREWWCLRLIERFETEGYGKRFAHWNEDARCLTEGTLQPLYRDFPGLTYDLPQHVVERNRKSCNQPLVDFIVATRGTDNHIQSIINGQKKSKWLEMFSNPSAKTMLVPVYLEDQDQIDDVYIHLTSVLDRRPTHTHSDTVKFVMDVLFPESIIYALAALENVTMLEAENKFLRGPVIDISEREQFDRRIGHFLKKSGNPWES, translated from the exons ATGGCAAAGGAGGGAAAGTTCAAGATCTCCCTACCATggcttaatataaaaaaacaagtccCCGACAGCCACGGCCATCCAATTACAGGCTCTGCAGAGCACTATGTCCTCAATGACAAATTTCATGAAGACAATTCGAAAGATCAACGAGATGCTCGCCGCAAGATTGGTCTTGTAGCCCAACTTGCTGGTAAAGTAAACAGCCAGGTTGTGGAGCAGTTTTTTAgcaaattaaagaaaaacaactacTTTCTGAATATGACCCTTCCATCAACACACATCTTCCTCATGAGAAGTATCATCCACCACCACGACAGTCAGAAGAATTTGAAAAGACTAGAGGCCTTCAAGAGAGTCTTTGGGACAGAAGTTGTGCTGAACATCAATCACCAGGCTGTTATTG CTACTTTAGATATGTCAGAGACCTCCACTCAGCCTCATGTTTCAGAAGACCAATTGACCA ATATTTCTGGCTCAGAGGCAACAGTAGATGTGCCACCTTTACCAGAGTCTGTTCCCCCTTTAACAGGAATAG TAGCCTCTGCAGAAGGGATCATGCAAGATTTTATGATTTTAGAGGATGCAGATGAAAATTCAACCCAACCTTGGAAGAAGCCTCATAATCCTCTACAAGACAAATTG CTCAGATACATACTTGACACGAGGCGGCTGGCTGATGAGGTCATTGTGAAGGAGGGAGCGACATGCCTCACAAGAGCAGATTTTTGGACTTTAGGTTTGAGACGGGACATGGAGTCAGAT ATTGGAAATGCCTGCATGAAAATCATCTATGAAGATGCTCGAGCACAT GGCAAAGACATATACATTGCCGACCTGTATCTTGTTCCAACATGGAAAACTGATAAAGATCCCCTAGCGTACTTACCT agTGATGCTGACATGAAGGATGCCCTTGTGTTTCCTGCATGGACACAAGCTGCCGGACCAGACCattatgttttatgt GTCCTGAAGCCACTGTTAAGAGAGATCCTCCTACTAGACTCCCTGTATAGCAATCATGAGTCTGGTTTTGGAGATGACCAGTACAGAGACATCTTTAG GAGTATTGCACATCGTCTCGATCCTGGACAGTGGACAGAAGTCACAGGATTGGATATTGGG GCCTTTCCTCAACAGAGCAACATCCATGATTGTGGGATTTTTATGCTCATG TATGCCCTCTACACTGTGCTGAACACTCGATTTAGTTTCACTCAG CTTGACATGCCTGTAATCAGAGAGTGGTGGTGTCTACGTCTCATTGAGCGGTTTGAGACAGAGGG GTATGGGAAAAGGTTTGCCCACTGGAACGAGGATGCAAGGTGCCTGACTGAAGGGACATTACAACCTCTTTACCGGGATTTTCCAGGTCTAACTTATGACCTGCCACAACATGTTGTTGAAAGGAACCGTAAGTCATGCAACCAACCGTTGGTGGACTTCATTGTAGCAACAAGAGGAACAGATAACCACATTCAG TCCATCATAAATGGCCAAAAGAAGTCAAAGTGGCTTGAAATGTTTTCCAATCCTTCTGCCAAGACCATGCTTGTACCTGTATACCTTGAAGATCAGGACCAAATAGATGACGTCTACATTCACCTCACTTCAGTTCTAGACAGGAgacccacacacactcacagtgaCACAGTCAAGTTTGTTATGGATGTCCTTTTTCCAGAG TCCATCATCTATGCTCTTGCTGCTTTGGAAAATGTCACCATGCTGGAGGCTGAGAACAAATTTTTACGAGGGCCTGTCATTGACATAAG TGAGCGGGAGCAGTTTGACAGGAGGAttggacattttttaaagaagagTGGCAACCCATGGGAATCGTAA